A window of Actinomadura viridis genomic DNA:
CGCCCCGACCGTGCGCCGCGCGGATGAGGGCGCGGTGCCCGTCGATGAGCTGCCGCGCCGTCACCCGCGGGCTCGGTCGGACGCAGGGGTCACCGGTCTGCGGGGCGCCGATGTCGTTGGCGCCCAGGTGCACGATGACCGACCGCACCCCCGGCCGGGCGAGCACGTCCCGGCGGAACCGGGTGAGCCCCTTCTCCCCTCCGCACTCGGAGTCGTGGAGCAGCTTGCCCGAACCGATCCCGGCGTTGACGACGGCGAGGGGCCGGTGCTCGGCCGCCAGCCGTTCGGCGAGGTGGTCGGGGACGCGGGCGTCCGCACCGGGCGTCGAGCCGACCCCGTCCATCAGGGAGTCGCCGAAGGCGACAACGGTGTTGCGCTCGCGGGACACGGGCGTGCCCGACACCTCGACCCCGCTCAGGTAGTACCAGGAACTCGTGGACTGCGTGTACGCGTCGGCGCCCTGGTCGGACAGGTGGTCGCCCTGGGCGCGGTAGGAGGAGGTCATGGCGAAGCGGTGGAACGTGGCCTGACCGGTCCGTTCGGTGAACCGCAGTGAGACCGCCAGCCGCTCCAGGGGGGAGGTGGGCAGTGCCAGCGAATCGCTGACCGCCTCACGTCCGGCGGGGATGACGACCGACTTCTCGCGGCCGAACGTCAGCGTCCGCATCGTCGAGGGCCACACCATCGCCCCGCCCGCCGACCTGCCCAGTGTCGCCCCGGACACCCGCAACGGCCTGGTGCCGTAGAGGTTGGACAGCCGGATCCGCGCGCGCGTCCCTCCCGCGGTGACCCGGACCACCTGCCGTACGGTCTGGTCGGCGAACCCCTCCCGCGACCAGTTCGGGCCGGTGTCCTCGTTCCCCTCGACCGGGGGCTGCATGGCCGCGCCCCAAGCCCCGGCCCACCCCTCCGTGGACAGGGTGGACGCGTCCCGCCAGGCGGCCGACACCGTGGACCGGGCGGGAGAGGTGCGCACCATCCCGGCGACCAGGACCGCGGCCACCACGGTGCCCACCGAGATCTGGACGAAACGAGCGGGGGGCGTGGAGAGGTTCATGGAACCGATTCCACCGTGTCGCGGGCGTCAGGGCAGCGGGGGAAACTCCAGAGTCCAGGTGGGGTTAGCCCCACTCAATCCCACCAGAACGACCAGCGGTCGGCGCCGACGAGTCCCTTGGCGTACTCCTCGGCGGACCCTTCCCCCTGCCAGATGTTGTCGGGGCAGAAGGCGTGGTGCTCGGCGGCCACCCGCAGCGCGTGGTCGTACGTGACGGGCGGCGCGGCCACGGACACCTGGAGCGTGGCGAACCCGACGGACACCACCCGTACTCCGAAACGGTCCTCCCAGGACCGGAGCACCGCGGAGATCTCCTGGGTGTGGTTGGTGTGGTTGCAGGGGCCGTCCCATCCGGCCAGGGTGAGCGCGTCGGCGCCTCGGGCGGCGGGCACCAGGCCCAGCAGCCAGCCCTTGACCGACGCGAGGACCTCCACCAGCTCCAGCGCGGCGCCGTCGGGGTCCCGCGTTCCCTCGCCCGGGTCGGCCAACCCCGCCCACCGCCCGTCCGGGAGCCCGGGAAAGGGGTCCTCCTCGTCCTCGTCGTCCGGGGCGATGGCGTCCCAGAAGCGGCGCAGCACACCGCCTGCGGTCAGGACGTCGATGGTGCCCACGGGGGCGGGGCCCAGCTCGCCGACGTGCCACGGACGATCGGGCTCGCCGTCGAGCCCCTCCAGCAGCAGCGGGTAGAGGCCGGTCTCGGCGCGGCTCGCGTAGAGCCGCCGCCACAGCCGCGCGACGTCGGGGACCTGCTCGTCCGACACCCAGATCGCATCGTGGCCCGACCAGGTCGGGTCGTCGGCGTAGTCCTCGTCGGGCTCGATCAGGCGCCCCGGGGGCAGCCCGCCGGGAAGCTTGGCGAAAGGGGATCCACTCGGCATGACGCGCAATCTAGCGGCCTCCTCCGACACTCGTCCCCCCGAAGCGCCGCACCCGCCCGGCTACCGTGCCCGCCGAGCGACCTCCCGCACGGCGAATGTCGGCTGGCCGCCGTCGTCCACCAGCAGGGCCGGGCCGTCGAGGTTTCTCATGAAACCTCGACGCCGGACGGCCTGTGGATGACGCCCGTCCCCAGGCCGCTCCATCCACAACCGGCCGTCATCCACCGTCCACTTCTCCGCAGCTCAACCCCGTCCACGGGGGTGACCTGCCCAAAGTCCACACCATCCACATCCTGTGGATAACTTCTCTCCACAGATGACCGTTGAGCGGTGAGAGACCTTCCACGCGATGTCCTCAGCGCAGTCCCCAGGGACGGGGAAATCCACAGGCCCGTTCCCACGCCCATGGCCGCTCAGAGCCGGACCGTACTCCCGCCCGTCTCGCGGACGAGGGCGGCGACGGCGTCCGCGAGACCGGGCGCGGCGGCGATGGTGGCGGACGAGCCGGCCGTGTGCGGGGTGCCGTCCCGGTCGGTGACCACGGCACCGGCCTCGCGGGCGATGACCGCACCCGCCGAGGTGTCCCAGGGCTTGTTGGACAGCATGATGGCCGCGTCCACCTTCCCGTCCGCGACCCAGGCGAGGTCGATCGCGGACGAGCCGAGCATACGGACGCGCTGGGCGCCGGCCGCCACGCGTTCGGTGAGGGCGAGCCGGACGCGGTTCGCGGCCGCGGCGTCCTCTTCCACCGCGAAGTCCCCCAAGGCGACGACGGCGTCACGGAGATCGGTGGTCGGGCTCGCGCGCAGCCGGCGGTCGCCCTCGTACGCGCCGAGGCCCTGGGCCGCGTGGTAGCGCGTGTTCAGGAACGGCAGGTCGATGACGCCCACCACCTGGAGCCCGCGGTGGATGAGGCCCAGCGAGAAGCCGCACAGGGCGATGCCGCGGACGAAGTTGGCGGTCCCGTCCACCGGATCGATCGCCCAGAGGAGATCGCCCCCGGCGTCGCCGCTGACGCCCTCCTCCTCGCCGAGCACGGCGATGTCGGGAGTGCGTTCGCGCAGGTAGTCCCGTACGGCGCGTTCCACCGCGTAGTCCACCTCGGAGGCCATGTCCCGGTCGCCCTTGGCGGTGAGGAGGCCGGGACCGCTGGTACGCACGAGATCGCCCGCGATGGTGGCCGCGCTCAGCGCGACAGGCAGCAGCGACGCGGACAGGTCGGTCATACGGCCGGCTCCGTTTCTCCTGGTGGCGAGGGAACC
This region includes:
- a CDS encoding DUF4253 domain-containing protein, giving the protein MPSGSPFAKLPGGLPPGRLIEPDEDYADDPTWSGHDAIWVSDEQVPDVARLWRRLYASRAETGLYPLLLEGLDGEPDRPWHVGELGPAPVGTIDVLTAGGVLRRFWDAIAPDDEDEEDPFPGLPDGRWAGLADPGEGTRDPDGAALELVEVLASVKGWLLGLVPAARGADALTLAGWDGPCNHTNHTQEISAVLRSWEDRFGVRVVSVGFATLQVSVAAPPVTYDHALRVAAEHHAFCPDNIWQGEGSAEEYAKGLVGADRWSFWWD
- a CDS encoding inositol monophosphatase family protein, producing the protein MTDLSASLLPVALSAATIAGDLVRTSGPGLLTAKGDRDMASEVDYAVERAVRDYLRERTPDIAVLGEEEGVSGDAGGDLLWAIDPVDGTANFVRGIALCGFSLGLIHRGLQVVGVIDLPFLNTRYHAAQGLGAYEGDRRLRASPTTDLRDAVVALGDFAVEEDAAAANRVRLALTERVAAGAQRVRMLGSSAIDLAWVADGKVDAAIMLSNKPWDTSAGAVIAREAGAVVTDRDGTPHTAGSSATIAAAPGLADAVAALVRETGGSTVRL
- a CDS encoding SGNH/GDSL hydrolase family protein — encoded protein: MNLSTPPARFVQISVGTVVAAVLVAGMVRTSPARSTVSAAWRDASTLSTEGWAGAWGAAMQPPVEGNEDTGPNWSREGFADQTVRQVVRVTAGGTRARIRLSNLYGTRPLRVSGATLGRSAGGAMVWPSTMRTLTFGREKSVVIPAGREAVSDSLALPTSPLERLAVSLRFTERTGQATFHRFAMTSSYRAQGDHLSDQGADAYTQSTSSWYYLSGVEVSGTPVSRERNTVVAFGDSLMDGVGSTPGADARVPDHLAERLAAEHRPLAVVNAGIGSGKLLHDSECGGEKGLTRFRRDVLARPGVRSVIVHLGANDIGAPQTGDPCVRPSPRVTARQLIDGHRALIRAAHGRGVKVIGMTVGPMKGALFPFWSPEGEKVRQEVNDWIRTGGEYDSVADADLAMAGASDPAMPRPGYVFMDGVHPNDAGSHAIAAAVDISAL